One Diospyros lotus cultivar Yz01 chromosome 1, ASM1463336v1, whole genome shotgun sequence genomic window carries:
- the LOC127813940 gene encoding putative axial regulator YABBY 2 isoform X1, with the protein MSLDITSERVCYVHCNFCNTILAVSVPCTSMFTIVTVRCGHCANLLSVNMGALLQSAPPQDLQIGQKQQSSDEDPCRESGSSSKCNKFGSLESADHEATRMPPVRPPEKRQRVPSAYNRFIKEEIQRIKAGNPEISHREAFSTAAKNWAHFPHIHFGLKLDANKQAMMLDQSYAGDQGAQKSSEFY; encoded by the exons ATGTCATTGGACATCACATCTGAGCGCGTTTGTTACGTCCACTGCAACTTCTGCAACACCATTCTTGcg GTGAGCGTTCCATGCACAAGTATGTTCACAATTGTAACAGTGAGATGTGGGCATTGTGCAAATTTGCTCTCAGTTAACATGGGGGCTTTGCTTCAGAGTGCTCCTCCTCAAGATCTCCAG ATTGGGCAGAAACAACAGTCCAGCGATGAAGATCCATGCAGGGAGAGTGGATCATCTTCGAAATGCAACAAATTTGGTTCATTGGAGTCTGCTGACCATGAAGCTACAAGAATGCCTCCTGTTCGCC CCCCTGAGAAACGGCAACGGGTCCCATCTGCATATAACCGATTCATCAA AGAGGAGATCCAAAGGATAAAGGCCGGTAATCCGGAGATTAGCCACCGAGAAGCCTTCAGCACAGCAGCCAAAAAT TGGGCACATTTCCCTCACATTCACTTTGGGCTAAAGCTGGATGCCAACAAGCAGGCAATGATGTTGGACCAATCATATGCAGGTGATCAGGGGGCTCAAAAGTCTTCCGAATTCTACTAG
- the LOC127813940 gene encoding putative axial regulator YABBY 2 isoform X2: MFTIVTVRCGHCANLLSVNMGALLQSAPPQDLQIGQKQQSSDEDPCRESGSSSKCNKFGSLESADHEATRMPPVRPPEKRQRVPSAYNRFIKEEIQRIKAGNPEISHREAFSTAAKNWAHFPHIHFGLKLDANKQAMMLDQSYAGDQGAQKSSEFY, encoded by the exons ATGTTCACAATTGTAACAGTGAGATGTGGGCATTGTGCAAATTTGCTCTCAGTTAACATGGGGGCTTTGCTTCAGAGTGCTCCTCCTCAAGATCTCCAG ATTGGGCAGAAACAACAGTCCAGCGATGAAGATCCATGCAGGGAGAGTGGATCATCTTCGAAATGCAACAAATTTGGTTCATTGGAGTCTGCTGACCATGAAGCTACAAGAATGCCTCCTGTTCGCC CCCCTGAGAAACGGCAACGGGTCCCATCTGCATATAACCGATTCATCAA AGAGGAGATCCAAAGGATAAAGGCCGGTAATCCGGAGATTAGCCACCGAGAAGCCTTCAGCACAGCAGCCAAAAAT TGGGCACATTTCCCTCACATTCACTTTGGGCTAAAGCTGGATGCCAACAAGCAGGCAATGATGTTGGACCAATCATATGCAGGTGATCAGGGGGCTCAAAAGTCTTCCGAATTCTACTAG